GTTGACCCACTGGATTCAACCTCACGTATCCTTAGCCCGGCTATCTTAGGCGACGAGCACTATAACACTGCTCAACGCGTTAAAGAAACCCTGCAACGTTACAAAGAGCTTCAGGATATCATCGCCATTTTGGGTATGGATGAGCTTTCTGAAGAGGATAAACTGGTTGTATCACGCGCCCGTCGTGTTCAGCGTTTCCTTTCACAGCCGTTCCACGTTGCCGAGCAATTTACCGGCTTAAAAGGTGTACTGGTTGACATTAAAGAAACCATCAAAGGTTTCAACATGATTATGGATGGTGAAGTTGACGAATACCCTGAAGCAGCCTTTAACCTTGTAGGTAACATTGAGGACGCTATTGAAAAAGGTAAAAAACTGTTAGCTGAAGCTAACGCTTAATATATAAGAGTCGAGAGTTAAGAAGTAAGAATTAAGACCAAAATTGCTTCTTAACTCTTGCTTCTTAACTCTAAAATCTAAACAATAAATGACTTTAGAAATTCTTACACCAGATAAAACAGTATTTGAGGGCGAAGCCGCTTCGGTTACCGTACCAGGCATACTGGGTGCTTTTGAAATACTTAATAACCACGCTCCTATTATTTCTATCCTGCAGGATGGCAAATTGATCGTGCGCGGTGGTTCGGTACAAAAAGAAACTTTTATTATTAAAGGCGGAGTTGTTGAAGCTGCCAATAATAAAGTTACCGTACTGGCTGAAGGTATTTCGCACTAACCTAAAAGAACGCAAAAAAAACGCCCCGGTAACAAGTTTACCGGGGCGTTTTTTTTGCGTTCTGTTTTCTGGTTTTTTACGTTTTCAGGCAGAATTTGAACAGTTTACTATGCACGCATAGAATACATACCGAATACCAATTTACTCTTTGGTACAATCAACAAAATATTTAATTTTATTTAAACACTATATATAAGAATATAATTTTATTAAAGTAATATATTAAGAATTAAATATTGTTTTAAATTTTTATCCGCGTCTATTGCGATAAAAAGCCTGTCTTTCTACCTTACAATATCAATTATTAACCTTAACACCGGTTTATAAAATATACAAAGATAATGAGCGATACTACAGATACTTTACAGGCTGTTGAATTAAACAAATACAGCAAAACCCTAACGCAGGACCCTACCCAACCGGCGGCACAAGCCATGCTTTACGGCATTGGCCTTACCGACGAAGATATGAAGAAGGCGCAGGTGGGCGTAGCCAGTATGGGTTATGATGGCAATACCTGTAACATGCATCTGAACGATCTGGCTAAGGTGGTTAAACAAGGTATATGGGACGAAGGTCTGGTAGGTTTAATATTTAACACTATAGGCGTAAGCGATGGCATGAGCAACGGTACCGAAGGTATGCGTTACTCGCTGGTTAGCCGTGATGTTATTGCCGACTCCATCGAGGCTGTTTGCGGCGCGCAGTATTATGATGGCCTGATTACCCTGCCGGGTTGCGACAAAAATATGCCGGGCTCACTGATCGCCATGGGTCGGCTTAACCGCCCGTCGATCATGGTATACGGTGGCACCATTAAACCCGGCCACTGGAAGGGTGAGGATTTGAACATCGTATCGGCATTTGAGGCTTTAGGTAAAAAGATAGCCGGCCAGATTGACGATGTTGATTTTATGGGTGTAGTTAAAAATGCCTGCCCGAGCGCGGGTGCCTGCGGCGGTATCTACACGGCAAACACCATGGCCGCGGCTATTGAGGCTATGGGCATGAGCTTACCTTACTCATCATCAAATCCTGCATTAAGCGAAGAAAAACAAGCGGAATGCCGCGCGGCCGGTAAGGCCATTAAGGTATTGCTTGAAAAAGATATTAAGCCAAGCGACATCATGACGCGTAAGGCTTTCGAGAACGCCATCATCACCATTATGGTAATGGGCGGCTCAACCAACGCTGTGTTACACCTTATCGCGATAGCGAAAAGCGTTGGCGTAAAATTAACTCAGGACGATTTCCAGGAACTGACCAACCGTACTCCCCTGCTGGCCGATATGAAGCCAAGCGGCAAGTACATGATGGAAGACCTGCACAAGGTAGGTGGTGTACCTGCGGTAATGAAATACCTGTTGAAGTTAGGCTGGCTACACGGTGAATGTTTAACCGTAACCGGTAAAACCCTAGCCGAAAACCTTGCTGATGTACCTGAGCTGGATTTTGATACGCAAAAGATCATTCTGCCGGTAGATAAAGCCATTAAGGCAACAGGCCACCTGCAAATTTTGTACGGTAATATTGCCGAGGGCGGCAGCGTTGCCAAAATAACCGGTAAAGAGGGCGAGCGCTTTGAAGGCCCCGCCCGTGTGTTCGATGGTGAATTTGAATTGATTGACGGTATTATGACGGGGCGAGTCAAACCGGGTGATGTGGTGGTAATCCGCAACGTGGGCCCGAAGGGTGCGCCCGGTATGCCTGAAATGCTAAAGCCAACATCGGCCATATTTGGCGCGGGTTTGGGCAGCTCAGTAGCTTTGATAACCGACGGGCGCTTTTCGGGCGGTACACACGGATTCGTAGTTGGCCACATCACCCCCGAAGCATTTGAGGGGGGCCTGATAGCACTGGTTAAAGATGATGACCGTATAGAGATCGATGCCATCAACAATACCATCAACGTAAAACTAAGCGACGAGGAAATAGCCGCCCGCAGGGCACAATGGCAGCAACCGCCGCT
This Mucilaginibacter defluvii DNA region includes the following protein-coding sequences:
- the atpC gene encoding ATP synthase F1 subunit epsilon, whose product is MTLEILTPDKTVFEGEAASVTVPGILGAFEILNNHAPIISILQDGKLIVRGGSVQKETFIIKGGVVEAANNKVTVLAEGISH
- the ilvD gene encoding dihydroxy-acid dehydratase, with protein sequence MSDTTDTLQAVELNKYSKTLTQDPTQPAAQAMLYGIGLTDEDMKKAQVGVASMGYDGNTCNMHLNDLAKVVKQGIWDEGLVGLIFNTIGVSDGMSNGTEGMRYSLVSRDVIADSIEAVCGAQYYDGLITLPGCDKNMPGSLIAMGRLNRPSIMVYGGTIKPGHWKGEDLNIVSAFEALGKKIAGQIDDVDFMGVVKNACPSAGACGGIYTANTMAAAIEAMGMSLPYSSSNPALSEEKQAECRAAGKAIKVLLEKDIKPSDIMTRKAFENAIITIMVMGGSTNAVLHLIAIAKSVGVKLTQDDFQELTNRTPLLADMKPSGKYMMEDLHKVGGVPAVMKYLLKLGWLHGECLTVTGKTLAENLADVPELDFDTQKIILPVDKAIKATGHLQILYGNIAEGGSVAKITGKEGERFEGPARVFDGEFELIDGIMTGRVKPGDVVVIRNVGPKGAPGMPEMLKPTSAIFGAGLGSSVALITDGRFSGGTHGFVVGHITPEAFEGGLIALVKDDDRIEIDAINNTINVKLSDEEIAARRAQWQQPPLKVTKGLLYKYAKTVSTAAEGCVTDE